TCTCGCCCACGTAGTCCTCTCCAAAGTCCTCCAGAAGCGCCGGAGAAAGCGAGCGCAGCAGCTCCTGGTGTCGGGCCTCCCAGTACGTGGTGTCGGTGCACTGACCTGGTGGGCCGCGAGCCAAAGTGAGAGGTAAGTGGGCAAACTGGCACGTGGTCAACGGATCGCGAACGGAAGGAAACCTCGAAATCCACAGCCGTAGTCCAAATGAGGTgggtgcgagcgagcgagcgagcggcacGTGGCCGAGCGAGCGCGATGCGCGTCAATCTCGGCCtgtgcgctcgctcgctgcgCGTCATCAGTCATGGCCTTACCCGTCTTGTAGGACGAAGGCAGAATGGTGGAGACGTGGACTCCCCACGGCGCCAGCTCGTGTCGCAGCGTCTCCATGAAAAGGTTGAGCGCCGCTTTGGACGCTCCGTACGCAGCCAAGCATGGGAAGGGTTGGTCGcctgcgcgcgcgcgcacacgcagaGAGAAAATCCAATTGAAAGAAGTTATTTTCATCCGAGGGAAATAGCCCAAATGGAGGAGGACAAACGTGTAACACATGCAGTCGCGATGGGCATTCAAGTAGCAACAAATAGCTTCCGCGCAGCGCAAACGTATTCAAGTAAAAAGTGACGTCCGCTCGTCATGTCCTCGGCgcgccactagagggagcagTCGCGCCTCCCGCTGCAGCCTCCGGGCAGGCCTCTCCAGCCCCCCGGCTTTTGTCAGCAGCCTGCTCCCTCCAACACACCCGGCGGCCGATCCGAATCGTCGGCTCGCTCGGGCAAAGGTCGCTGACGATGGCTTCGATCGGGTGCGTTGGAGCGGGACTGACAGCGGGCGGGGCTCTCCGGTACCGGACGCCGcgcggaaggaaggaaggaaggaaggaaggaaggaaggaaggaaggaaggcactTGCGACAttccatttggaaaaaaaacgtgtcgAGGAGAAAATTCGTcggctctgtgtgtgtgtgtgtgtgtgtgtgtgtgtgtgtgtgtgtgtgtgtgtgtgtgtgtgtgtgtgtgtgtgtgtgtgtgtgtgtgtgtgtgtgtgtgtgtgtgtgtgtgtgtgtgtgtgtgtgtgtgtgtgtgtgcgcgtgcgcgcgcgcgcgcgcgcgtacCCGCCGGACTGGAGACGGTGATCACTCGCCCTTTGCCGCGTCTCAGCAGCGGCAGGAAAGTTTTGGTGACGTTGAGCGTTCCGAAGAAGTTGACCTCCATGCAGCCGCGGAAGGTGGACATCTGAGACAGCTCGATGTCGCCAAAGTTGACGCACACGCCGGCGTTGTTCACCAGAGCCCACAGACctggcgcgcgcgcgcgcgcgcgcacgcacacacatgcactcacTTCGAGTTGTAATGGCAACGCCTGCATGGCAGCGAGCGCTCAAAGTGCATGCAAGCTGGTCGTTCGAGTGGCGGCTGGCAACGTTTCAGTCTTGCAATGCTTCTGGACGCTTTCCTCCTTTCCAACTTCGTTTTCCTCCCTTACAAGTTCAAGTTTCAATTCGGACTGCCATGAAATTGGCGTCGCAAAGTCTAATAGTGCAGGCACGCTGGTGGCGGGCGGAGCTTACCTTGGGGTCCCAGCTGCGCCTGAACCTGGGCGAGCGCTCCCCGCACCTGCTGCGGCTGCGTGATGTCCAGCTGCAGCAGCGAGAGTCGCGGCGAGCAGGCGCGCCGCAGCTCGCAGGCGCCTTCTCCCTCTGCGTCCAACACCGTGGCGAAGACCCGGAAGCCCAAGCCGTCCAGGTGGCGGGCCGTTGCCTTCCCGAAGCCCGAGTCGCAGCCTGTGCATGGGGGCGGCGGAGGGGGTCATAGTAAATAGTCAGGTTGAGCAAAAGCAATACATTTTTGCTGCCTGGGCATTTGCTGAGCAACTTTGAAGTGACCGCAGTCGAGGAACGCTCTTGCTAAACATTTGCGCGTGTCTTactagtgtgtgtgcgcgcgctaGTGAATGATTATGAAATGGTGAGCGTGCGTGTAAACTTGGAATGATCCCTGTAGTAGTAAACACGGCTGCACGCACATGCACTGTTATCTTGCACATGCACGCGCGCCAACGCGCACTCACAGAAGAGATTGTTGCTCAAATAGGGGCAAAGAGTCAAAGACATTAAAGTttaacaaacacgcacgcgcgcgaaCGAACGCACGCACTCTTATCACATGCACACATCATGTGCAACTATATCGTCAcgagcacaaacacacacactatcacaaaaacaaagatacTACTATCaagcgcgcacgcacgcacaggtTGTGACTGCACAGATCAAAGTCAGGTTGGGCATCGCGTGTGCTTCaggtgaggtgaggtgaggtgaggtgaggtgaggtgagggGAGGGGAAGTGTGTCGGCGCACGCCGCCGTGCGAGCTGTGTGTTGGCAGGTtagcgagagagcgagcaagtcttttggctttgttttgtttggttggGGTTTGCTCTTCGGTTTACCTGTGATGACGACAGCTTTGCCGCCGGCGGCCAGCAGTTTGTCCTCCTTTGGCTCGTCTCTCTTGTGCTCGACGTCGTCGCGTTTCAGCGCTCGTGCCAGCATCCTCGTCGCGGCGCCCCACGCCAACGCTGCCGCCCCCAGCGCCAACGTCCACCACGCCAGCGCCCACGCGTCCATTTGTGACGCAACTCAAGACCCGcgtggctgctgctgctgctgctgctgctgcgcacacactcgctcgctcgccgcggctgctgctgctgcgctgcgctgcgcaCACACTCGCTCGCCGCGGCTGCCTCCCGCGCCGCCGAgctcttctcttcctcctcgctGGACTGAACGCGGAGCAAGCCCTCGCACTCTTATAtagcgcgcgcgtgcgtgcacaCGCGCCGCTCCAACGACGGGGTCCCGTGTCTACATACGCGCACcgtcacacacgcgcgcgcacacacaaagacagttCCACattgacacacgcacacaatgaCACACTTTTAGGTAGACACTAACACACCGACGCACAGAtcatcaagtgtgtgtgtgtgtgtgtgtgtgtgtgtgtgtgtgtgtgtgtgtgtgtgtgtgtgtgtgtgtgtgtgtgtgtgtgtgtgtgtgtgtgtgtgtgtgtgtgtgtgtgtgtgcctgcatgcgtgcgtgtagTATGAGCTCCACACCAACTGGTGGCGCATGTTATTAGCTCAGGGGTATGTCTGTTGATGGTCATGGGACCTTGACGTGATGACGTCATAGCCAGTTTCTTCTTGCTTGTCTTGTGCCCGTTTAATCTGTCCTGTCTGGACATGTGTCACGTGCGGGATTTAAAGTTTAACGTTGAGTGGCAAGCaggcacgcgcgcgcgcgagcGAGCGGGCGAGCGCTCCCACCAGCTGCCCAGGTAACCTTTGGCGCCCGCCACATGCTAACAGCCGACTCACACGGCGTGAGTCAAGGCGTGGCGGCCGTTTGCTTGACGCTAATCGGATTGACGCGCACAATTagatgcgcgcacacacacaggcagccCCCAATGCAGCGATAAAGCCGTCCGTGTTTTTAAGACGCCGCTTGTAGGAGGCAGCGCTTTCTGGATCAGAACGTTCTGGCCGTTGACAGAACGttgactcatttttttttttttttttaattattaattttttcattgttatttttttggacGTCTGCGGGGACTTGCGCAAGGTCACTCGGAAGGCCGGCGCTGCCGCTTCACCGTCTTTTTTTACAAACGCCGCCACGAGTCCAAATAATTGCAGTGCCAGGCGGCGAGGTGCCCCTTCTGAACTTTTCTCACATATTCATCAGGAATTGACCTTGCGCTTGCCGTAAGCCTTGTACAAATTTTACATTGATCACGTCCacgcgtgtgtttgtgcacgtGCGCATTTGGTGGTTTGCAAGCACGCTGAGAAATGGAGCCGCGCTCATAAACGTCTTTGTTGGCCATTTCAAGACGTCAACATGAGAATGTGTGATTAAAGTATACAAGTCTGTGTAGAAATGTCAATGAGAAAGTTCATTGCCAGCAGGTTTGTGCATGtgggtctttttttgtgaGGGCAGGCGAAAGCCAAGCGGGCTCGTTGGCATCTTTGCCGGCATCGGCGAAGCGCCGTCGAGGTTTTGATTAGCGCGGGCTGGCCTACATCTGCCGCTCGGCCTTCTGGCctgccaaagaaaaaaagaaaagaagactctggtcttgtgtgcgtgcgtgcaaagGTTGCACCTTTGACACCGCACGCGCGCCGCATGACGCTCGGCTCGGACAATGCGTTGCTCGCCGCTATTGTTGACGTCCGCCCGTCTGGCCGTCCTCACGCCATCCGCTAACGAGAGCCCCGGCCATCGGCGCCGGACAGCGCTTCCCGGTCAACGCGCTGACATCATCCCTTCAGACGTGCCAAGTTAGCTCGTTAGTGGCACTCGGAGACCTCCTTGCAGCCGACCCTGAAACGGGAACGTTTGCATTCCATGCACGCACGTAGGCACCTCACGCAAAACTCGCACGCACGCCAACACACAGCTGATGGAAAAATTAGTCACTCCACGCAGGTTATTATTAGCCAATGAGTCGTCGTCTTCGTCCGTTTGACGGGGCACGGCATATGAGAATGGATGTACAATTTGAAAACGCCAAAATGTTAGACGGGCAGGCGgccaccaccgccgccgccttaCACATCCATATGTAGAGCCTCTACTGCATTTGTTAAAGGCCCCGTTATAAAAGCGGCTCGTACGGTAGCTGCGTGGCTGATGTGGCTAACGCGCTAGACGTTcgaagaaacacacacacacacacacacacacacacacacacacacacacacacacacacacacgctatcTGTCGTATGTCTACGGCCTCGGAAATGAGCTCCCGAGAAGAAAAAAGGTGCTAGCTCAGCCACCCGGCGGGCACCACTATTTTGGAACAACGACGTGTCCGACGTGAGATGCGACTCCGACTGAGCCGTTTGgaactccaaaaaaaaaaaactatggaaGTGTTCCGCAATGACTATTTAGGGCACACATACgtgcacagacacacgcacacacacaaagactaTTTGGGGCACACATAGTATGTGCACAGAAACACACGCGCTTCAcacaaaacatacaaacatagTACGCTCACTACACACACGGAAACATAAACATGCTCACTCTACACACATTAGACGCAAACAAAATAGACATTCACTCAACACAATCACCACACAGACAAAAGCTACAcaatgcaacacacacacacacagagtagTGTTTGCACATTTCTGACTCACAATGGACACAAAGCCACTACACACACGCCCAACACGGTGGCGGCGGTGATGACCCAGTTGAAAAGGGGAAGTGCCATTTCCAGTCTGACCGAGCGAGCGCAAGTTGACCGTCGACTGACACGAGATGACCAATTGGACGTGAAGTTGGAACTCGGCGGCCCGATGTTCCTGGCGGCAGAGGGAGTTGTACTTCCTGCCCACGCGGGAACCGAGCTCATTAGCGGCGCGAGCGTTCCGATGAAGTGGGGGTGGCAAACGCACGCGCCCCCTCCGGGACGCTTTGTCCTCATGCTGTGACATGGcggtggcggtggcggcggcaagAGGACAAAGCCTCCTGATGGCGGTTGTCCATCCGTCTGCACGCACGCAAGCAAGCTTCCTTCCGCTGGTCCACTTAGTGAGCGATTGAGGTCACCAGGGTGGCCGGGGATTTCCTGGGTGGCGCGGGGCCGGTCGTCGTGGCAACCCGGCAGGCCGAGACGCGAGCGGCGAGAGCCAAAGTCGAATCAGGCCGGGCCGGAGCCCGTGCGCTTTTAGCGGGCTCGGCACGCCGGGTCGGTTACGGTCGTGATCCGCTTAGAAGATTCCCTTCCACCTGTGTTCCCGACAGCTTGAGAGGGATGGAACGGCGCCACGCGTGACAGCGTGG
The window above is part of the Syngnathus acus chromosome 3, fSynAcu1.2, whole genome shotgun sequence genome. Proteins encoded here:
- the LOC119120217 gene encoding corticosteroid 11-beta-dehydrogenase isozyme 2-like, producing MDAWALAWWTLALGAAALAWGAATRMLARALKRDDVEHKRDEPKEDKLLAAGGKAVVITGCDSGFGKATARHLDGLGFRVFATVLDAEGEGACELRRACSPRLSLLQLDITQPQQVRGALAQVQAQLGPQGLWALVNNAGVCVNFGDIELSQMSTFRGCMEVNFFGTLNVTKTFLPLLRRGKGRVITVSSPAGDQPFPCLAAYGASKAALNLFMETLRHELAPWGVHVSTILPSSYKTGQCTDTTYWEARHQELLRSLSPALLEDFGEDYVGETKELFHHFARHANPDLSPVVDAMERALREPQPRDRYYAGPGVGLMYLVSAYFPSALRNRFLQRLFVKKRLAPRALRKDAALGKDSADQCRHDDNNNDEEEADKVK